In Candidatus Zixiibacteriota bacterium, the genomic stretch GGAACCCGCCACGTTTGGCATGTTCACGCACCTGATCTTCGTTATCCGCGATATAAACACAGTAGATTTTGTCGCCGGTGACGTAACTGTGCACCCACTGAATCACCGTCCCCATTGCGTCGAGCACGGAACATGACTTTTGCGAAATTCCTTTGTAGTCGCCGTCGCTCAGCTTCCCGACACCTGGGATTTCTCTTTCGATTACGAATTTAGGCATACATTGCTCCTTCCATATGAAATGTTAGATAAAAAATAATAATATTGACGAAGGTCTGACGCAAGAGCAAAGTGTTTCGGTTCGTAGGTCAGCCCGCCTGGGCGGACTGACGTCTTCACCTATTATTCTCGGGTCACCCCACCCTTGCGGTGCTGACGTCTTTTCACATTCGATTATCCGTAAATCCGAACCCTCGCGATCCTGACGTCTTTTCAGAGAGCGCCCATGACCATCTTCGCGCGAGAGAGACGTCCCGCGCGAAGATTTCTGTGCCGCCAATCGCTCCCGCCCGGCACATTCAACGAATCCCGCTACCGCCGTGCCGTTCGGAATCCCCAAATCGACATGCCAATCGCCACTGCCATGGCCACCCACATAATCCATCCCGGCAACAGATAATCTCCGATTTGAACAGGCATGCCTCTCATCACTCTAATGATATGAACGACTGAAACCACAGCGAAGATTGTCGCAGAAACAAGAGAATAACATCGCGTTTTCACTATGACCCTCCAGTAAATATGTGATGGGGA encodes the following:
- a CDS encoding DUF4242 domain-containing protein, which gives rise to MPKFVIEREIPGVGKLSDGDYKGISQKSCSVLDAMGTVIQWVHSYVTGDKIYCVYIADNEDQVREHAKRGGFPANSVSQVRTIMDPTTAE